The following are encoded together in the Clostridia bacterium genome:
- a CDS encoding nitroreductase family protein has product MKDLKSIINERRSANNFIEGVKIPSEDFNEIFEQLRLVPSCHNLQHAHYLVITDADKKEKLRTAAFNQYKIHTASAAIIVLGDKEAYKNAEQIYSGMLHLGVYQEFEYNQLIQGITGLYEGRGKEFQRDEAIRNASLSAMLFVLIAKDFGWDTCPMIGFETDKVREIFNIPENLEPALLITMGKEDTKNRRMRGYRKPVGEYVTFDTF; this is encoded by the coding sequence ATGAAAGACTTAAAATCAATTATCAACGAAAGACGTTCAGCCAATAATTTCATTGAAGGTGTTAAGATCCCTTCGGAGGATTTTAATGAGATATTTGAGCAGCTAAGGCTTGTACCATCATGCCATAACCTGCAGCATGCACACTATCTTGTTATAACTGACGCAGATAAAAAGGAGAAATTAAGAACAGCAGCATTTAATCAATATAAAATACATACTGCATCCGCAGCTATAATTGTTTTGGGAGATAAGGAAGCATACAAGAATGCAGAACAAATTTATTCTGGCATGCTGCATTTGGGAGTATATCAAGAATTTGAGTATAATCAACTGATTCAAGGTATAACCGGCTTATATGAAGGCAGAGGTAAAGAGTTTCAGCGTGATGAGGCGATTAGAAATGCTTCTTTATCAGCTATGCTTTTTGTGCTTATCGCCAAGGATTTCGGATGGGATACCTGTCCAATGATAGGGTTTGAAACAGATAAGGTGCGTGAGATATTTAATATACCTGAAAACTTAGAACCTGCGCTGCTGATTACAATGGGAAAAGAAGATACAAAAAACAGGAGAATGCGTGGTTATAGAAAGCCGGTTGGGGAATATGTAACATTTGATACTTTTTAG
- a CDS encoding helix-turn-helix domain-containing protein — protein MGKHELCPRYEIAFELLGKKWTGLIIRSLLSGPKRFSDISGMIPSLSAKVLTERFKELEREGILIRNVYPETPVRIEYKLTEKGKCLESALDEIQKWAEQWVSL, from the coding sequence ATGGGAAAACATGAATTATGTCCAAGGTATGAAATAGCTTTTGAATTATTGGGGAAGAAATGGACGGGACTTATTATCCGTTCTTTATTAAGCGGTCCAAAAAGATTCTCAGATATTTCCGGAATGATACCCAGCCTTAGTGCCAAAGTACTGACAGAGCGCTTTAAGGAGCTCGAGAGAGAAGGCATTCTTATTCGAAATGTTTATCCGGAAACGCCTGTGCGTATCGAGTATAAACTGACAGAGAAGGGAAAGTGCTTGGAATCCGCACTTGACGAAATCCAAAAATGGGCTGAGCAATGGGTGAGCTTATAA
- a CDS encoding Ger(x)C family spore germination protein — protein MRKFAVISALLVIVTALSGCAQIARGRAEIDKLFITRILSIDKTPDGKVMLTLTTKSLQIGGNGGGGQTQKGESVVSEGDTVFEAARNLLIYADRRPHYGHTEYILFGEEIAKEGLLPYLDFISRQYEFRYNAKVYIVRGATANSLVKKTNTQKMFVGDRIASIEESAQNTTLSTTVTLNEALLIFDNKNLATFLPFIEEKKAIIKEGEEEKSDVLLRGYAIFKRDKLFTFTSEEQARGISWIMNRSGSGIIIVKSKAGEKVSLEIIANKAKQIPRIEGNELRCTIEMSITSNIGEIMGTETLLNPESVKYLKTEQEKIVKQILEKTVRLSQENNLDQFSTITKFIFKYPMMRDYFEKNWKDLYPDVKFDFKVDSNIKGTYLLNDPTGSTEKVMGE, from the coding sequence ATGCGAAAATTTGCAGTTATATCAGCTCTATTAGTAATAGTCACAGCTCTATCCGGCTGTGCGCAGATTGCTCGAGGAAGGGCAGAGATTGACAAGCTCTTTATCACAAGGATACTATCCATAGATAAGACGCCCGATGGAAAGGTTATGTTGACACTTACGACAAAGAGCCTCCAAATCGGCGGGAATGGCGGCGGCGGACAGACACAGAAAGGGGAAAGTGTCGTCTCTGAGGGAGATACTGTATTTGAGGCAGCCAGGAATCTTTTGATATACGCAGACAGAAGACCCCATTACGGACATACGGAATACATATTGTTTGGCGAGGAAATCGCCAAGGAAGGTTTGCTGCCGTATCTGGATTTTATCAGCAGGCAGTATGAGTTCCGTTATAATGCAAAGGTTTATATAGTCAGGGGAGCTACTGCAAATTCATTGGTAAAAAAGACGAATACACAGAAAATGTTTGTAGGCGACAGGATTGCGAGTATAGAAGAGAGTGCCCAGAACACAACCTTGTCCACTACTGTTACACTGAATGAAGCTTTGCTGATATTTGACAATAAGAACCTTGCCACTTTCCTCCCTTTTATTGAGGAAAAGAAAGCCATTATAAAGGAAGGAGAGGAGGAGAAATCCGATGTACTACTGAGAGGTTATGCAATATTCAAGCGTGATAAGCTTTTCACCTTCACTTCGGAAGAACAGGCGAGGGGGATAAGCTGGATAATGAACCGGTCCGGTTCAGGCATCATCATAGTCAAAAGCAAGGCAGGGGAAAAGGTATCCCTTGAGATTATTGCTAATAAAGCTAAGCAAATACCCCGAATCGAGGGCAACGAGCTGCGCTGCACTATAGAGATGTCTATTACATCAAATATTGGAGAAATTATGGGAACTGAAACTCTGCTTAACCCGGAAAGCGTCAAATATCTAAAAACAGAGCAGGAAAAAATAGTGAAACAGATACTTGAGAAAACGGTAAGATTGTCCCAGGAAAACAACTTAGACCAATTTAGCACTATAACCAAGTTTATTTTCAAATATCCAATGATGCGTGACTATTTTGAAAAGAATTGGAAGGACTTGTATCCCGATGTTAAATTTGATTTCAAGGTTGATTCCAATATCAAGGGAACCTACCTGCTTAATGATCCAACCGGAAGCACTGAGAAGGTCATGGGTGAATGA
- a CDS encoding spore coat protein has translation MNNLTQKEKTLLQDQKTHEEVCIKKYNDYANQAQDPQLKQVFSANAKSEQQHLDTINQIMNGQVPNMNQNQQQQGQSNTQAQGTQSTQSMSTGSGSKNDADLCNDMLMTEKYVSGAYDNAIYEFRDTNIRQALNHIQKEEQQHGESVFKYMESKGLYNPQ, from the coding sequence ATGAACAATTTAACGCAGAAGGAAAAGACACTTTTGCAAGACCAGAAGACCCATGAGGAAGTATGCATAAAGAAATATAATGATTATGCAAATCAGGCTCAAGATCCGCAATTGAAGCAGGTATTCAGCGCCAATGCAAAATCGGAGCAGCAGCACCTGGATACCATCAACCAGATAATGAACGGACAGGTGCCAAACATGAATCAGAATCAACAGCAGCAGGGACAGAGCAACACCCAAGCCCAAGGCACGCAGAGTACACAGTCCATGAGTACAGGGAGCGGAAGCAAGAATGATGCAGACCTGTGCAATGACATGCTTATGACGGAAAAGTATGTATCCGGTGCTTACGATAATGCAATATATGAATTTAGGGATACGAATATACGTCAGGCCTTAAACCATATACAGAAGGAAGAGCAGCAGCATGGGGAAAGCGTCTTCAAATACATGGAAAGCAAAGGTTTGTACAATCCTCAATAA
- a CDS encoding spore germination protein: MSPNAKNNTPESEFQTEDKLYNTSTEVTSDNIRSMLGSNADFTSRTFLIRDNSKIPATLAYIDGLVNSKLVNDNILKPLAQEKQFDTCKTAADAIGLISMGIVYSSAMKLRTNLKDLIDDILEGSIAIIFNDAKTAFTFEAKSDLKRAISEPAAETVIKGSKDSFVEELRTNTALCRKKIKSPYLSVEEISVGKQTKTTIAIVYMKNIANRKLVDEVKQRLEAFDISATLTPGVIEELLVDDKYSTFPQVQYTERPDRFCINIVEGRVGIMIESVPTTYIVPGTLLQFIQALDDYSFHFIVGSALRFLRFLAMFVTLVFPGFFITITTFHPEMIPTELTFSIVASREGVPFPMFVEVMILLIAFEFLVEAGLRLPKAIGQTVSIVGALVVGQAAVEAKLVSPATVIVVAITAIAGFTMPNQDFSNALRLWRFIFVILSSIIGIFGLTFGLIFLLYHWCKMETYGVPYLDPFVANEDEQLHDTLFRFPFSTMKKRPSSLNTKNKKRME, translated from the coding sequence TTGTCTCCAAATGCCAAGAACAATACACCGGAATCCGAATTCCAAACGGAAGATAAGCTTTATAATACATCAACTGAAGTAACAAGTGATAATATACGCTCAATGCTTGGCAGCAATGCCGATTTCACAAGCCGGACATTCTTAATAAGAGATAATTCTAAGATACCTGCTACTCTGGCTTATATTGACGGCTTAGTTAACAGCAAATTAGTAAATGACAACATCTTGAAGCCCCTTGCTCAAGAGAAGCAATTTGACACCTGCAAGACAGCCGCAGATGCCATAGGGCTAATAAGTATGGGTATAGTATATTCATCCGCAATGAAGTTAAGGACAAACCTGAAGGACCTTATTGATGATATCCTCGAGGGCAGCATTGCAATAATATTCAACGATGCAAAAACAGCCTTCACCTTCGAGGCCAAGAGTGATCTTAAGCGTGCTATCTCTGAACCTGCGGCGGAAACTGTCATCAAGGGCTCGAAGGACTCCTTCGTTGAAGAATTAAGGACAAATACCGCATTATGCAGGAAAAAAATCAAATCCCCCTATTTGAGTGTAGAAGAGATTAGTGTAGGAAAACAAACAAAAACTACCATAGCGATAGTATATATGAAAAACATTGCCAATAGAAAGCTAGTAGACGAAGTGAAGCAAAGGCTCGAAGCCTTTGACATAAGTGCAACTCTTACGCCGGGTGTAATAGAGGAGCTGCTCGTTGATGATAAGTATTCAACATTTCCCCAGGTACAGTATACAGAAAGACCTGACAGATTTTGTATAAACATTGTCGAAGGACGCGTAGGAATCATGATTGAAAGCGTGCCCACTACTTATATAGTCCCGGGCACTCTGCTTCAGTTTATTCAAGCACTTGATGACTACTCATTTCATTTCATTGTCGGATCCGCCCTTCGATTCTTAAGATTTCTGGCCATGTTCGTCACACTGGTGTTTCCTGGCTTCTTTATAACCATTACTACCTTCCACCCTGAGATGATACCCACAGAGCTGACCTTCTCGATAGTAGCATCCAGGGAAGGTGTGCCTTTTCCAATGTTTGTGGAAGTCATGATCCTGCTGATTGCTTTTGAATTCCTGGTGGAAGCAGGCTTAAGGCTGCCAAAAGCCATAGGCCAAACGGTATCTATTGTCGGGGCTTTGGTGGTAGGCCAAGCTGCAGTTGAGGCTAAGCTGGTGTCCCCTGCCACCGTAATCGTAGTAGCAATTACCGCTATTGCAGGCTTCACAATGCCCAACCAGGATTTCAGCAATGCTCTGAGACTCTGGCGCTTCATCTTTGTAATATTAAGCAGCATTATAGGGATATTCGGTCTTACTTTCGGGTTGATATTTCTTCTTTACCATTGGTGTAAGATGGAGACCTACGGAGTCCCATACCTGGATCCCTTTGTGGCTAATGAGGATGAACAGCTTCATGACACTCTTTTCAGGTTTCCCTTTAGCACTATGAAAAAGCGGCCGAGTAGTCTGAACACTAAGAATAAGAAAAGGATGGAGTGA
- the queF gene encoding preQ(1) synthase yields the protein MSGRNDVELQGVTLLGNQDTKYNYDYNPAVLECFVNKHPGNDYFVKFNCPEFTSLCPKTGQPDFATIYISYVPDNLLVESKSLKFYLLSFRNHGDFHEDCINIIMKDLIKLLEPKYIEVWGKFTPRGGISIDPFCNYGKPNTKWVEVASKRLCYHDMYPEKIDNR from the coding sequence ATGAGTGGAAGAAATGATGTAGAATTGCAAGGTGTTACTTTACTTGGCAATCAAGATACAAAATATAATTATGATTATAATCCTGCCGTACTGGAGTGCTTCGTGAATAAACACCCGGGAAATGACTATTTTGTAAAGTTTAATTGCCCTGAGTTCACCAGCCTGTGTCCGAAAACCGGACAGCCTGATTTTGCAACGATATATATATCCTATGTACCGGATAACCTGTTAGTGGAGAGTAAATCACTTAAGTTCTACTTGCTGAGTTTTAGAAATCATGGGGATTTTCATGAAGACTGTATCAATATAATTATGAAGGACTTAATAAAGCTGCTTGAACCGAAATATATTGAAGTCTGGGGGAAATTCACACCCAGAGGTGGGATATCTATAGATCCGTTTTGCAATTATGGGAAGCCAAACACAAAGTGGGTGGAAGTAGCATCAAAAAGGTTATGCTACCATGATATGTATCCGGAAAAGATAGATAATAGATAG
- a CDS encoding CGNR zinc finger domain-containing protein produces the protein MAERYNKIPCQLGRRDYSLNCLALIFKQCQAFALWSCNHYHRFCVFQRAFAVIVEVRNWSWFMAEVAASFARLCSSEAVRRLKTCQNPECGWFFLDESKSGNRKWCDETCATLMKVRRFRQKQKEND, from the coding sequence TTGGCAGAACGTTATAATAAGATTCCATGCCAGCTAGGTAGGAGGGATTACAGCCTCAATTGTCTTGCCTTGATATTCAAACAATGCCAGGCTTTTGCGTTGTGGAGCTGCAATCACTATCACCGATTTTGTGTTTTCCAGCGTGCTTTCGCAGTCATAGTTGAAGTCCGTAATTGGAGCTGGTTTATGGCTGAAGTGGCGGCATCCTTCGCCAGGCTCTGTTCCTCAGAAGCTGTAAGGCGTCTGAAAACATGCCAGAATCCCGAATGCGGATGGTTTTTTTTAGATGAGAGTAAAAGCGGGAACAGAAAATGGTGCGATGAGACTTGTGCCACCCTTATGAAGGTAAGAAGATTCCGGCAAAAGCAAAAAGAAAATGATTAG
- a CDS encoding QueT transporter family protein, whose amino-acid sequence MNVSAVRKITISGIVMALYITIMILTQGFAFGQFQIRMATSIYALSAIYPFLIVPLGLSNLLSNTLMGGLGIFDMIGGLFVGILTSLLVYIIKKYKLNDWLIALPIILIPGLIVPIWLSYLIHVPYMILAVSLIIGQIIPGIVGVILVKQLRGKVR is encoded by the coding sequence ATGAATGTTTCTGCAGTTAGAAAAATCACAATTTCAGGAATCGTTATGGCTCTGTACATAACAATAATGATTCTTACACAAGGATTTGCTTTTGGTCAATTTCAAATTAGAATGGCAACTTCGATCTATGCATTAAGTGCAATTTACCCTTTCTTAATTGTACCATTGGGACTTAGCAACCTCTTGAGCAACACTCTGATGGGAGGTCTGGGGATTTTTGATATGATTGGAGGATTGTTTGTAGGAATTTTAACCTCTTTGCTTGTATATATAATAAAAAAATATAAGTTGAATGATTGGTTAATTGCACTTCCTATTATATTAATCCCGGGCTTGATTGTTCCAATATGGTTGTCTTACTTAATACATGTTCCATATATGATTCTTGCTGTCAGCTTAATTATAGGGCAAATCATTCCTGGAATAGTCGGAGTTATTCTTGTAAAGCAATTGAGGGGGAAAGTTAGGTAA
- a CDS encoding nucleotidyltransferase domain-containing protein, producing the protein MDKSQVLEKAMQYAILVSEKIKPQKIVLYGSYAKGNWKEESDIDIAVIVVAVDDDFLETEAMLYKLRRNVDDRIEPVLLEEKNDGSGFLNEILKHGQVIYSV; encoded by the coding sequence ATGGATAAAAGCCAGGTTTTAGAAAAGGCAATGCAATATGCAATTTTAGTCAGTGAGAAAATAAAGCCGCAAAAGATAGTTTTATATGGTTCTTATGCAAAAGGAAACTGGAAAGAGGAAAGTGATATTGATATAGCTGTGATAGTTGTTGCAGTTGATGATGACTTTCTGGAAACAGAAGCTATGCTTTATAAATTAAGAAGAAACGTAGATGATAGAATCGAACCAGTTCTGTTGGAGGAAAAAAATGATGGAAGCGGATTTCTTAATGAGATTTTAAAGCATGGTCAAGTTATATATAGTGTTTAG
- a CDS encoding methyl-accepting chemotaxis protein: MNIAIVGAGTGGKNIIESFSKNDEITIVQVIDNRDDAPGIILARKLGIKYSKSIGDIKTAGLDLILEATGNENVKQELNEKFGSICTIIDSSGALLIMSLVRRDIEVLEKLNKQIAAIKETSEQVQNHLKNITDSIDSTYAINKKLNEIAKTSINYIEETDRIIQYVNNISKQTKILGINATIEAARAGEQGRGFSVVANEVQKMAASSQDFAKEITKILTQLALEIRNVETVAENLNGLSELQVQASSNANAAVNNLTSQISQ; encoded by the coding sequence ATGAATATTGCAATAGTAGGAGCAGGTACTGGCGGAAAAAATATAATTGAGTCTTTTTCAAAGAATGATGAAATTACGATTGTACAGGTAATAGACAACAGAGATGACGCACCGGGAATAATACTTGCAAGGAAATTAGGCATCAAATACTCAAAATCCATAGGAGATATTAAAACTGCAGGTCTGGATTTGATTTTAGAGGCAACCGGCAATGAAAATGTTAAGCAGGAATTGAATGAGAAGTTCGGAAGCATATGTACAATAATCGATTCCTCTGGGGCACTGCTTATTATGAGCCTTGTCAGAAGGGACATTGAAGTGCTGGAGAAACTGAATAAGCAGATTGCAGCTATTAAGGAAACTTCAGAACAAGTGCAGAATCATCTAAAAAATATAACAGATTCAATTGACAGTACCTATGCTATTAATAAAAAACTGAATGAAATAGCTAAAACTTCTATTAATTATATAGAAGAGACTGACAGGATTATTCAATATGTAAACAATATATCAAAGCAAACCAAAATATTGGGCATTAATGCTACAATTGAAGCTGCCAGGGCTGGGGAGCAAGGGAGGGGTTTCTCTGTAGTAGCAAATGAGGTGCAGAAGATGGCTGCCAGCAGTCAGGATTTTGCAAAGGAGATAACCAAAATACTTACACAGCTTGCGCTGGAGATAAGAAATGTTGAAACTGTGGCTGAGAATTTGAACGGTCTATCGGAGCTTCAGGTACAGGCATCATCAAATGCCAATGCCGCAGTAAACAATCTTACTTCACAAATATCACAATAG
- a CDS encoding FAD-dependent oxidoreductase produces the protein MKVAIIGAGTAGLSCAIELERNGIYPVIFERNGFIGENQPHVSAFLGLITRPASDPIKYMDKKLGIKLKPLNQFRKVIHYSPNNQVTVTGHLGCFMIRGMGENDVKTQLRAQVKSQVIFNSFVQPEDLENEFDYIVVADGHWSTPTRYGIWQEIMRTWVKGGIFEGDFEDRTLQMWLDNELTKGVYVYSAPYSKNKAVIAHVVQNIEHEELNNYWHRFLESRDILKKYNMLESWELPHHAGTVTTNKVGKIYFAGAAGGGAEPFLGFGQFNAVLSGVMTGRSIAQGSDINLLMKDSNKKSEELKTLRPLLNAATNKDFDLLMTLMKTPGLRTLVYRTDIDIVKLLSTGLNLISGEKKKLTSQAKGGN, from the coding sequence ATGAAAGTCGCTATAATAGGAGCGGGAACCGCTGGGTTGTCGTGTGCAATAGAATTGGAGAGGAATGGAATATATCCGGTAATTTTTGAACGGAATGGCTTTATTGGTGAGAATCAACCCCATGTATCAGCTTTTTTAGGACTGATTACACGTCCGGCTTCAGACCCTATTAAGTATATGGATAAAAAATTAGGGATTAAGCTAAAACCGCTGAATCAGTTCCGAAAAGTCATACATTACTCACCCAATAATCAAGTCACTGTTACTGGGCATTTAGGCTGCTTTATGATTCGTGGGATGGGAGAGAACGATGTAAAAACCCAGCTTCGTGCACAAGTCAAGTCACAGGTTATCTTTAACAGCTTTGTGCAGCCTGAAGATTTGGAAAATGAGTTTGATTATATCGTTGTGGCTGACGGTCACTGGTCAACCCCCACACGATATGGAATTTGGCAGGAGATAATGCGAACATGGGTAAAGGGGGGTATTTTTGAAGGAGACTTTGAAGACCGTACTTTACAAATGTGGCTGGATAATGAGCTTACCAAGGGGGTTTACGTATACTCTGCTCCTTATAGTAAAAACAAAGCGGTTATTGCGCATGTGGTTCAAAATATTGAACATGAGGAGCTAAATAATTATTGGCATCGATTTCTGGAGTCACGTGATATTTTAAAAAAATATAACATGCTGGAATCCTGGGAATTGCCTCACCATGCGGGAACGGTAACCACCAACAAGGTGGGGAAAATCTACTTTGCAGGCGCTGCAGGGGGCGGAGCTGAGCCATTCCTGGGTTTTGGACAGTTCAATGCAGTATTGTCTGGTGTAATGACAGGCAGGAGTATTGCTCAAGGCTCAGACATTAATCTGCTAATGAAGGATTCTAATAAAAAGAGCGAGGAGTTGAAAACACTCAGACCATTATTGAATGCAGCTACCAACAAGGATTTTGACCTACTAATGACGTTGATGAAAACTCCAGGACTAAGAACTTTGGTATATAGAACTGATATTGACATTGTTAAGCTTCTTTCAACAGGTTTGAATTTAATATCTGGTGAGAAGAAAAAGCTGACTTCGCAAGCCAAAGGGGGTAATTAG
- a CDS encoding protein-glutamine gamma-glutamyltransferase, producing MIKISGSDITSGSMGFHYMVGSVQRTTLDKLSLSSVVYKYATLDQLKFELDLRANIVDAAIELGKSKFAFRTFRKSMCNADYWERTDEGGFLLKNGIKPSDAIRDIYNNSIKYGTECATAIVIIYYKALVGIFSEKQFNDLFQGIYLMNWGYLDSDLGIRHYQSVSDILPGDCRYFKNPDVNPLTPEWQGENAIDLSKGMYYGHGIGIRNAEGIIEALNRRRKSDAKESAYLMGSATRLGFKRLADIYYGTSMRRLDVDGTIDRKHLRCCNFL from the coding sequence ATGATTAAAATCTCAGGTAGTGATATTACTTCAGGGAGCATGGGATTCCATTACATGGTGGGCAGTGTCCAAAGAACAACACTTGATAAGCTGTCTTTAAGCAGTGTGGTTTATAAGTATGCGACCCTTGATCAATTAAAGTTTGAGTTGGATCTTCGTGCGAATATAGTTGATGCAGCTATAGAACTTGGCAAAAGCAAATTCGCCTTTAGAACCTTCCGAAAATCCATGTGTAATGCGGATTACTGGGAGCGTACCGATGAAGGGGGCTTTCTGCTAAAGAATGGAATCAAGCCCTCTGATGCGATTAGAGACATATATAATAACAGTATTAAATATGGGACAGAATGCGCTACAGCAATAGTCATTATCTATTATAAAGCTCTTGTCGGAATATTTTCTGAAAAACAGTTCAATGATCTTTTCCAAGGTATTTATCTGATGAATTGGGGGTATCTCGACAGTGATCTTGGAATCAGACATTATCAAAGTGTTTCAGATATATTGCCGGGAGACTGTCGGTATTTTAAAAACCCTGACGTTAACCCTCTCACACCTGAATGGCAGGGCGAGAATGCAATAGATCTTAGCAAAGGAATGTATTATGGCCATGGTATAGGTATCAGAAACGCTGAAGGAATTATCGAAGCCTTGAATAGACGTAGGAAAAGTGATGCAAAGGAATCTGCATACTTGATGGGCTCTGCTACACGTCTGGGTTTTAAGCGCCTGGCTGACATATATTATGGCACTTCGATGAGACGCCTGGATGTAGATGGTACAATTGACCGCAAACATCTGAGATGCTGCAATTTTTTGTAA
- a CDS encoding GerAB/ArcD/ProY family transporter — protein sequence MKASKDKISVRQLLFVFTIIVSSPATRFLPKYAAAKAAQAGWLSPVVCIVPFIALIFMIDSILKKYKGQSMSEVINILLGKYLGKLVLVIYLLWAVWLSAMYMRYYAERLTSSIYPNINNNVLIILTLIPIAYILRSGFTVIARMCEILLPFIGAMLVMLAAFLLPSIRVDNVLPISFNDVVPIVEASLGSTAILSYLFLLFFLSGKVVNMKSFKTFGYIATYINVSSLMLVIFITIGVLGNSVAQRAPMPVLITVKQVSLMDTIENIEAIIIAIWIFADFTLISTLFVITLNLIKSIFKLSDTRSLINIFAVLVYFLTMGLCSNKFELEEFSNKLFIPLSLLFGYGFPVILFTLSKLRKGSKNTEKSN from the coding sequence ATGAAAGCCAGCAAAGACAAGATATCAGTGAGACAGCTCCTTTTTGTATTCACAATAATTGTATCCTCCCCTGCTACCAGGTTTCTTCCAAAGTATGCAGCAGCAAAAGCTGCCCAGGCCGGCTGGTTATCTCCGGTTGTGTGCATTGTACCTTTTATTGCGCTAATATTCATGATTGACTCAATACTGAAGAAATACAAAGGGCAAAGCATGTCTGAGGTAATAAACATTTTATTGGGGAAATACTTGGGGAAGCTTGTGCTGGTGATATACTTGCTGTGGGCAGTCTGGCTTTCGGCAATGTATATGCGTTACTACGCAGAGCGGCTTACCAGTTCAATATATCCCAATATCAATAATAATGTGCTGATAATATTAACACTCATACCAATAGCTTATATACTGCGTTCCGGCTTTACGGTAATAGCAAGAATGTGTGAAATTCTGCTGCCTTTTATCGGTGCAATGCTTGTAATGCTGGCGGCCTTTCTGCTGCCCAGTATAAGGGTTGACAATGTATTGCCCATATCTTTCAATGATGTAGTGCCAATAGTAGAAGCGAGCTTGGGATCAACTGCAATATTGTCCTACTTATTTCTTCTATTCTTTTTAAGTGGCAAGGTTGTGAACATGAAAAGCTTTAAAACCTTCGGGTATATCGCCACCTATATAAATGTATCCAGTTTAATGCTGGTAATCTTCATTACAATCGGGGTGCTGGGCAATTCAGTTGCTCAAAGGGCCCCAATGCCTGTATTGATTACTGTTAAACAAGTATCGCTAATGGACACAATCGAAAACATAGAAGCAATAATAATTGCAATATGGATTTTTGCCGATTTTACTCTGATTTCCACTTTGTTTGTTATAACACTTAATCTAATTAAGTCAATATTCAAGCTGTCAGATACAAGGTCTCTGATAAATATATTCGCTGTTCTGGTATATTTTCTCACCATGGGTCTCTGCTCCAACAAATTTGAGCTTGAGGAATTCTCCAATAAACTTTTCATACCTCTAAGCCTGTTATTTGGCTATGGCTTTCCGGTTATTTTATTTACTTTATCCAAGCTTAGGAAAGGTAGTAAAAACACCGAAAAATCAAATTAA